The genomic DNA ATGGAAAGCATGTGCGCCCCAATGATGGGTTATTATAACCTGCAAAGCAAACTTACCCCATTTTTAGACAGCCTTTCGCACCGCAGCATTGTTTGCAAAAATTTTTACAGCACCGGTATTCATAGTTGTCAGGGAATATACAGTAGTTTGTATGGATTGCCCGGATTAGGAGCCATGCATCCCATGGCCGATAATAATGCTATTTCGAAAAGTTTTATTGGTCTACCACAAACATTGAAATCTAAAAATTATGCAACTACTTTTTTTTGTTCGCATCACGAGTCATTTGATAATTTAGGTATGTTTCTACGCAAGAATGGAGTAGACAGAGTTTTTCACAGCAATGATTATCCTGCCAGCGAAAAAGTAAATTCATGGGGCATAAGTGACCAATACATGTATGAGTTTGCTCTTTCAAAATTTGACTCCATCCATCAGTTATCGAAAAGTTTTCTTGGTTCAATAATTACGATTAGTACACACGAGCCACAACAAGTGCCACCCAATACGGTTTTTAAAGCACGAGCAAAAAATGATTTTGACGCGAGTTTTGAATATGCTGACTGGAGCTTGCAACAATTTTTTGCTATCGCAAAAAATAAACCCTGGTACTCCAATTCTATCTTTGTAATTACTGCCGATCATGGTTTTGTAATTCCTTACATGCCCGGTGATGTATTAATGCAAAATCACTCGCCATTTATACTTTACGATCCTTCACTTAATAGTATCGATAGTATTCTTCCAACTTATGGCAATCAGGCTGATGTATGGGCTACGCTCATGGATCATTTGAATATAAGTTATACAGACTATGGCTTAGGCCAAAGTTTGTTTTCTAAAAAAAGCAACGTTACCTACTTTAACCGCGATGCCGTTTTATGTGCTATTGATTCCGAATTCCTGTATCTGAATAACAGGGGATTTGAAGAAGACTTAATCGCATTGCCATCGCAGCAAAAGTTAAAGGTTGAAATGAATAAAGAACACAAAAAGAAGCTGAAAGAATACGCCACTAGTTTTGTGCAAAGCGCGCAATGGTTGTTTGATAACAAAAAATAAAAATGAGCATGAGTAATGGCTAAAACAATAGGACTAACAGGAGGAATAGGTACCGGAAAAACAGTGGTTGCAAAAATATTTTCGATGCTTGGTGCTGATATCTATAACGCAGATGCAGCTGCCCGGAAGTTGATGACAGAGGATGCGACCATTATTTTACACATTAAACATTTATTGGGTGCTTTATCTTATAATGCTGATGGTAGTTTAAACCGAACCTATGTGGCAGATAAAATTTACCAAGACGAAACTTTACGAAAAAAGTTAAATGAAATTGTACATCCTGTAGTAATTGAAAATGGAAAAAATTATGTCTTAAGTTCCAAGCATAATTATGTAATAAAAGAAGCAGCTATCTTATTCGAAAGCGGAAGCGATGCTTATTGCGATAAAATTATCCTGGTATCATCTCCGCTCGAAATGCGCATTAACAGGGTAATGCAACGCGATGGCCGCAACCGCGAAGAAGTCTTAAAAGTAATAGCTTCTCAAATGCCCGAAGAAGAAAAAATTCGCAAATCAGATTTTATTATTTACAATGATGAAAAGCAAAGCCTCATAACACAGACAATGCAAGTACATGCCCAACTATTAATATGAAACGCACACAAACAAAACTTGATGATGAATTCTATCAAATGGAATATGGCCTGTATTGCTCTGCTGGCGACTTTTTTTTAGATCCATTAAAGCCTTGTAAAACAGCAGTTATTACACATGCTCATGCCGACCATGCTACCTTAGGCCACAAAGAAATTTACTGCACCGCTGGTACTGCTGCACTTATGAAAGCAAGGTTTGGCAATAAACTCAATTCGCATTTTCATTTAAAAGAAGTACACAAAGCATTCCATATAAATGGAATACCCATTTCGTTTTATAATGCCGGACATATTCTTGGGAGTGTGCAAGTGCTGATGAACCTAAGCGGAAAACGAATCTTGTACACAGGAGATATAAAAACCCAGGACGACCCAACCTGTGCAGCATATGAACCGGTGCCTTGTGATGTGCTGGTAACCGAATGTACCTTTGCTACCCCCGAGCATATACACCCACCTATACAAGATGAAATAGCTAAGCTTAATGCTTATACTGATATTCCGGTAATTATTGGTTGCTATATGATAGGTAAGGCTCAGCGCATTTCACAACTTATAGCAACACACTATAACAATAAATTAGTTTTAACACATGCGAACATTACACCTTACCACAAAGTTTATATGCAACAAGGCATCCGGCTAGAAAACTGGATTCCTTTGGAACGATTTGATTTTGCTGATTAAAACCAGTGGAGCGCAAAAAGTGGTTACCTTACATGGCGATGGAAAGTTACTTGCACAACATTTTGATGGAAGTGGCAAAGAGTTTTTAGTTTTGTAGCCAAATGGAAAAAATATTTACCGCAGACCAATTTAGAGCATGGGACACTTACACCATTGAGCATGAGCCCATCGCTTCGCATGCACTAATGGAACGTGCTGCCGGAAAATGTTTCCGCTGGTTGGTGTCGAATTATGACTTTGGCACACGTTACTTAATTATATGTGGCCATGGCAATAACGGAGGCGATGGCCTTGCCATTGCCCGCATGCTGCTCAATGCCGGATATTTTGTTCGGGTATTTATTCCGTTTTTCGATAAAAATAAATTAAGTGCTGATGCCTTAATAAATTTCACAAAACTAGACTCGCTTTTTTTATTTGAATCTGATATAGACTGCATTGCTACCTTTGACAATACAAATTGTGTAATTGTAGATGCCTTATTTGGAACAGGCTTAAAGGGCAAAGTAGATGAAAAATATGCGGGCATCATACATCAGATAAACCGCACCGTAGCGCAAATCGTGAGCATTGATCTACCAAGTGGCTTACCGGCAGATATTGCAGCCATTAATGATTTTACAATTGTAAAATCAAATCATACACTCACCTTCCAATCGTCAAAACCGGTTTGCCTGTTGCCATATTCACATCAGTACTTGGGTATATTGCATATTGTTGATATTGGCCTTTCGCGGTAGTTTTATGAAAACAATGTAGTCAAATATTTTTTGCTGGAGCACGAAGACATCATCGGAATTTTAAAACCACGTAATAAATTTTCGCATAAAGGAAACTTTGGACACGCCTTACTTATTGGTGGAATGTTGGGTAAAGCGGGCGCTTTGCAATTGGCTGCCCGCGCTTGCATGCGCTCAGGTGCTGGGTTATGTACAGTGGCAACCGAAAAACTTTCAGCACTAAGCATACAAATTGCTGTAGCCGAAGTAATGTGCATGATTACCGATCAACAATTTTATAACGAGAATAAAATTGCCGACTTTCATGCAATAGGTATAGGTGTAGGGCTAGGACAAACTACCGACACAATTAAACTACTTGAATTTGTTCTGCAACATTATAGCAAACCCATAGTCATTGATGCCGATTCTATTAATCTGATAGCCACGCATAAACAACTGCTGCCACATATACCACCTAAAAGCATACTTACTCCTCATCCTGGTGAATTGCAACGATTGATTGGAGCCTGGGCAAATGACTTTGAAAAAATAACATTGGCCGAAGAATTTTGCCGCAATCACAATTGTTATTTAATTATTAAAGGACATTACTCGCTAATCGTTTCGCCAGAAGACAAACTCGTTTTTAACATTACAGGCAATGCGGGTATGGCCACTGCGGGCAGTGGCGATGTGCTTACCGGCATTATTACCTCTTTGCTTGCTCAAGGCTATCACCCTTACGAAGCAGCACTTGCAGGGGTATATATACATGGGGCAGCAGGAGATATTGCTGCCGATATGTTGTCGCAAACAGCTATGGTTGCAGGCGACATTATTGACGCGCTTCCGGTCTTTTTCTAAAAAATAAATTATAGTTTACGCTATATTTTTTGTATTGAAATATTTAATATCATCTTTGCCCAATGCATATGTATATTAATGATAAAAGATTGGTATTTACCGATTATAAAAATCGTGGAGTTGTTAATCCGGGATTGCTTTCGAGAGAGTATATGGGCCACGATACTTTACAGCAATGCATAAAACTGCTGCATCACAAGAACAATTTTTCTCATGTGGAGCTATATTCGAATAATATCGATGAACTTTGGGAAGATGCGTGCACCTATTTTGAATTAATAGAAGCAGCAGGAGGAGTGGTTATCGATCAGCAAAAAATGCTGGCCATTTTCAGACATAAAAAATGGGACCTCCCCAAAGGAAAAATTGAAAGAAATGAAAGCACCCAAACCGGTGCTATTCGCGAAGTAATTGAAGAATGCGGCTTGCAGCATTGCCATGTAATGTATTTGCTCGATCAAACCTATCACTCGTACATGTTAAAAGGCGCTCCCATACTTAAACGCACTTCGTGGTTTATGATGCAAGGAAGCCTAACTGACACGCTTACCCCACAACTTGATGAAGATATATCGCTTATACGATGGTTTGGCGAAAACGAACTTGATGAACTATATGCCAATACCTATAGCTCTATTTCAGATTTGATAAAGAAAAATCAGTCCAGGATTTTTTCACCCCTTCCTGATACAACCAAATAATTTAACACAAAACCGCTGATAGTCAGTTGGTTCAATCAGGTTGGCGCTATCCAATTAAATACTTGCTGTAATATTATTTTTATAGCTTTGCGCCCTTTATTTTTCATAGATGACATTAGCTAAAAGATTAAGTGAGATAAGCGAATCGCAAACCATTGCCATGGCTAAGTTGAGCCGCGAATTGCAGGAACAAGGACATGACATAATTAACCTTACACTGGGTGAGCCCGACTTTGTTACCCCTGACCATATACGAAGTGCAGCAAAAAAAGCCATTGACGAAGGCTATACACACTACACTCCTATTGCCGGCTATTCAGATATGCGTAAAGCAATCTGCGAAAAACTTTTACGCGAAAATAATCTCAACTACACGCCTGAACAAATAGTAGTAAGTACAGGTGCCAAGCAAAGCATTGCCAATACTGTTTTAAGTTTAATAAATCCGGGCGATGAAGTTATTGTGCCAACTCCGTATTGGGTGAGCTATTCGCAAATAATAATACTGGCAGGTGGTATACCAGTGTATGTAAACGCAAATATCGAAGATGACTTTAAGCCGAGTATAGAGCAATTTAGAAATGCAATTACTCCCAAAACAAGAATGCTAATTTTTTCGTCACCGTGCAATCCAAGTGGCTCAGTATTTTCGCAACAAGAATTGAATGACCTTGCCAATCTGCTCGAAGAATACAAAGACATCTACATTATTAGTGATGAAATCTATGAACACATTCGTACCGAGTCAAAACACTATAGTATTGCATCTTGCGAAAACATTCGCGACCGAATTATCATTGTAAATGGTGTGAGCAAAGCTTATGCAATGACTGGTTGGAGATTGGGATACATAGCTGCACCTGTTGAGATAGCTAAAGCCTGCGATAAAATTCAAGGACAATTTACTTCTGCAACTTGCTCTATAACCCAAAAAGCTGCTATTGCCGCTTTAAACAGCACCTCTGAACAAATGGCGCCAATGCTTAATGCATTTAAAGTGCGAAAAAATTAATGCACGAAAATCTAAGCGAGATTCCCGGCCTTAAGGTAAATAATCCCAAAGGAGCCTTTTATTATTTCCCAGATGTGAGTTATTATTTTGGCAAAACGGGAGATCAAGGTGTAATTAATTCTGCCGAAGACTTGACGATGTATTTGCTGCGCGATGCCAAAGTAAGCGTTGTAACCGGTGAGGCCTTTGGCAATCCAAAATGTATACGACTTAGCTATGCTACCAGCGACCATCTGATTGTAGAAGCTTGTTCGCGCATCAAAGAATCTTTGGAAAAACTTAAATAAAATAAACCTTAAAAGGATTGGTGCCCGAAAATTATTTCGGGCATTTTTGTTTTATGGTGTTACATTCTGTAATCGTTATTCATCTTACATCTATAAATTCCAAAACGTTTGTACACATGATTGATGGTCTAAAGACAATTATGGCCTTGGGCATACTTTTGCTTTTATCAAAAGTGGTGACTTCAACAGATATAAAAGAAAACGTTGTTACTCCGCAAAATGATCCTGCTGCCTTTGCTACCAAAGGGTTGATAATACATGCCGATAGCACAAACTATATCCGCATTTAATAAGAGCTATACCTCGCAATTCGAAGGAGAAGATTTATTTAATAAACGATGGACAGGATACCTACAGTGTGAAAATGAAATCAACCTTGGCCACAATCTGGTGGCGCAAGTGTCGGGAGATTATATGACCGGAGCGGCCTATGGCATTCTCAATATTCGCCCTCAATATGGCATAGACCTGTGAATTTCGAAAAAGGAGATGAAGGAAAAAGGCACTACCCCGTTTAGGCGTTACCGATGTATTCAACATCAGGCAAAACCTGATAGATGTGCAATTTCAAAATATGGACATTTACCTTCGTGATAAGAATGAAACACGCAGAGTTCACCTTTCTTTTACCTATCGATTCGGAAACAGCGATAACAATCGTAAGCGCAACAGCGCAACCGAGGAAGAACAAAAACGTGTGAAGAAATGGTAATAACCAAAACAAATTAAGCTCGCCACGCTAATTTATTTACCAAA from Bacteroidota bacterium includes the following:
- a CDS encoding LTA synthase family protein, whose product is MPTDFLKKILYTPAIVASLLLFALLFGTFAAYRIFFYQYTISHIELPREAMLLGFQFDSVAAAYLMAIPVLLFIVSLWILRLRNIFAYVTIIYFIIVSLIVSLCIAADESYFKHFNTRITKSIHLWNQNMGQSLEFIFTDQALYPHIIFFVLWTLVLIILSIKIIKKTMLPANEIATIKPKIITSVILLLLLIITMRNGITGRPLSVRKAFTLNNAMHSQAALNPLHAYVDSYTFVKLTDMNSEVALNNVRGFVNLEDTEQPGHREIIFKDSAQHKNIVLILMESMCAPMMGYYNLQSKLTPFLDSLSHRSIVCKNFYSTGIHSCQGIYSSLYGLPGLGAMHPMADNNAISKSFIGLPQTLKSKNYATTFFCSHHESFDNLGMFLRKNGVDRVFHSNDYPASEKVNSWGISDQYMYEFALSKFDSIHQLSKSFLGSIITISTHEPQQVPPNTVFKARAKNDFDASFEYADWSLQQFFAIAKNKPWYSNSIFVITADHGFVIPYMPGDVLMQNHSPFILYDPSLNSIDSILPTYGNQADVWATLMDHLNISYTDYGLGQSLFSKKSNVTYFNRDAVLCAIDSEFLYLNNRGFEEDLIALPSQQKLKVEMNKEHKKKLKEYATSFVQSAQWLFDNKK
- a CDS encoding dephospho-CoA kinase, whose protein sequence is MAKTIGLTGGIGTGKTVVAKIFSMLGADIYNADAAARKLMTEDATIILHIKHLLGALSYNADGSLNRTYVADKIYQDETLRKKLNEIVHPVVIENGKNYVLSSKHNYVIKEAAILFESGSDAYCDKIILVSSPLEMRINRVMQRDGRNREEVLKVIASQMPEEEKIRKSDFIIYNDEKQSLITQTMQVHAQLLI
- a CDS encoding exonuclease, yielding MKRTQTKLDDEFYQMEYGLYCSAGDFFLDPLKPCKTAVITHAHADHATLGHKEIYCTAGTAALMKARFGNKLNSHFHLKEVHKAFHINGIPISFYNAGHILGSVQVLMNLSGKRILYTGDIKTQDDPTCAAYEPVPCDVLVTECTFATPEHIHPPIQDEIAKLNAYTDIPVIIGCYMIGKAQRISQLIATHYNNKLVLTHANITPYHKVYMQQGIRLENWIPLERFDFAD
- a CDS encoding NAD(P)H-hydrate epimerase, encoding MEKIFTADQFRAWDTYTIEHEPIASHALMERAAGKCFRWLVSNYDFGTRYLIICGHGNNGGDGLAIARMLLNAGYFVRVFIPFFDKNKLSADALINFTKLDSLFLFESDIDCIATFDNTNCVIVDALFGTGLKGKVDEKYAGIIHQINRTVAQIVSIDLPSGLPADIAAINDFTIVKSNHTLTFQSSKPVCLLPYSHQYLGILHIVDIGLSR
- a CDS encoding NAD(P)H-hydrate dehydratase, whose amino-acid sequence is MLEHEDIIGILKPRNKFSHKGNFGHALLIGGMLGKAGALQLAARACMRSGAGLCTVATEKLSALSIQIAVAEVMCMITDQQFYNENKIADFHAIGIGVGLGQTTDTIKLLEFVLQHYSKPIVIDADSINLIATHKQLLPHIPPKSILTPHPGELQRLIGAWANDFEKITLAEEFCRNHNCYLIIKGHYSLIVSPEDKLVFNITGNAGMATAGSGDVLTGIITSLLAQGYHPYEAALAGVYIHGAAGDIAADMLSQTAMVAGDIIDALPVFF
- a CDS encoding NUDIX domain-containing protein, with product MHMYINDKRLVFTDYKNRGVVNPGLLSREYMGHDTLQQCIKLLHHKNNFSHVELYSNNIDELWEDACTYFELIEAAGGVVIDQQKMLAIFRHKKWDLPKGKIERNESTQTGAIREVIEECGLQHCHVMYLLDQTYHSYMLKGAPILKRTSWFMMQGSLTDTLTPQLDEDISLIRWFGENELDELYANTYSSISDLIKKNQSRIFSPLPDTTK